Proteins encoded in a region of the Fundulus heteroclitus isolate FHET01 chromosome 2, MU-UCD_Fhet_4.1, whole genome shotgun sequence genome:
- the LOC118556573 gene encoding transmembrane protein 138 produces MLQTGNYSLVLLIQLVLLAYDLFVNSFSELLRGAPVIQLVLFIIQDIGILFNVIIILLMMFNTYVFQVGLVSVLLGRFRALLVFSALYLTLSICFHCWVLNLRWLESNRFVWTDGLLALFVFQRTAAVLYYYLYKRTAEHMGDPRLYEDSMWLRDQFTRARQ; encoded by the exons ATGCTCCAGACTGGGAACTACTCCCTGGTGCTGCTGATCCAGCTGGTCCTGCTGGCCTATGACCTCTTCGTTAACTCCTTCAGTGAACTTCTGAGGGGAGCTCCTGTCATCCAGCTTGTGCTTTTCAT CATCCAGGACATCGGCATCTTGTTCAACGTCATCATCATCCTCCTGATGATGTTCAACACCTACGTGTTCCAGGTCGGCCTCGTGTCGGTGCTGCTGGGCAGATTCAGGGCTCTGCTCGTTTTCTCCGCACTCTACCTGACCctcagcatctgcttccactgCTGGGTGCTG AACCTGCGCTGGCTCGAGTCAAACCGCTTCGTGTGGACGGATGGCCTCCTGGCTCTGTTCGTGTTCCAGAGAACAG CGGCTGTGTTGTACTACTACCTATACAAGCGCACAGCGGAGCACATGGGGGACCCGAGGCTGTACGAGGACTCCATGTGGCTGCGGGATCAGTTTACCAGAGCTCGTCAGTGA
- the tmem138 gene encoding transmembrane protein 138 codes for MLQTGNYSLVLLIQLVLLAYDLFVNSFSELLRGAPVIQLVLFIIQDIGILFNVIIILLMMFNTYVFQVGLVSVLLGRFRALLVFSALYLTLSICFHCWVLNLRWLESNRFVWTDGLLALFVFQRTAAVLYYYLYKRTAEHMGDPRLYEDSMWLRDQFTRARQ; via the exons ATGCTCCAGACTGGGAACTACTCCCTGGTGCTGCTGATCCAGCTGGTCCTGTTGGCCTATGACCTCTTCGTTAACTCCTTCAGTGAACTTCTGAGGGGAGCTCCTGTCATCCAGCTTGTGCTTTTCAT CATCCAGGACATCGGCATCTTGTTCAACGTCATCATCATCCTCCTGATGATGTTCAACACCTACGTGTTCCAGGTCGGCCTCGTGTCGGTGCTGCTGGGCAGATTCAGGGCTCTGCTCGTTTTCTCCGCACTCTACCTGACCctcagcatctgcttccactgCTGGGTGCTG AACCTGCGTTGGCTCGAGTCAAACCGCTTCGTGTGGACGGATGGCCTCCTGGCTCTGTTCGTGTTCCAGAGAACAG CGGCTGTGTTGTACTACTACCTATACAAGCGCACAGCGGAGCACATGGGGGACCCGAGGCTGTACGAGGACTCCATGTGGCTGCGGGATCAGTTTACCAGAGCTCGTCAGTGA
- the LOC105928149 gene encoding EF-hand calcium-binding domain-containing protein 4A has product MSMWLNDGEVLVGQGSGEAVPISPRLRSLPSSSPRPGQRRSPLASPRAREPPSPQAETLGKAKELFVLCDKEGKGFITKRDMQRLEGELPLSPEQLETVFESLDRENNGFLTPVEFKTGLGELMGLDETSELSPDGAKAEREEVDWSQDPTAARFVNILMELGADKIFKDHQELFSLWCELQRDSPELLNALEALLVHAVSHLQDAIRERDALEQALCRRESEHDKMVRSIYEEMESQIREEKEKWVAQDSIKEKQRGQRLEEELRMREQELENTINKQKELETRIRTLSCEQTNMREQNRQLRSLNSQLQEQVESSRERLQSALHQLSLLQASDTQEQVARQRNITRVSRNIKKEKESLLRQLEILRDMNRRLRDEKDAQHTLKMVSHRHSVLSPSPLPYYFSEDPCTPWTRQVYPT; this is encoded by the exons ATGTCTATGTGGCTGAACGATGGAGAAGTGCTGGTGGGACAGGGCAGCGGCGAGGCGGTCCCCATAAGCCCCAGACTACGGAGCCTACCCTCTAGCAGCCCCAGGCCGGGTCAAAGACGTAGTCCTCTGGCTTCGCCGCGGGCCAGAGAGCCGCCGAGTCCACAGGCAGAGACCCTGGGCAAGGCCAAAGagctgtttgtcctgtgtgacAAAGAGGGGAAAGGGTTCATCACCAAACGAGACATGCAG AGGTTGGAGGGCGAGCTGCCACTCTCGCCGGAACAGCTGGAGACTGTGTTTGAAAGTCTGGACCGCGAGAACAACGGATTCCTCACTCCTGTTGAGTTCAAAACCGGACTCG GTGAACTGATGGGCCTGGATGAAACGAGTGAGCTCAGCCCAGACGGAGCGAAGGCAGAGAGGGAAGAAGTGGACTGGTCCCAGGACCCCACCGCAGCCAGATTTGTGAACATACTAATGGAGCTCGGCGCTGACAAGATTTTCAAAGA ccacCAGGAGCTTTTCTCCCTGTGGTGTGAGCTCCAGAGAGACAGCCCAGAGCTGCTCAATGCCCTGGAGGCTCTCTTGGTCCACGCCGTGTCCCACCTGCAGGACGCcatcagagagagagacgccCTGGAACAAGCTCTTTGCAG AAGGGAGAGCGAACATGACAAGATGGTCCGATCCATATATGAAGAGATGGAAAGCCAGATCAGggaggaaaaagagaaatggGTTGCTCAG GACAGCATTAAGGAAAAGCAGAGAGGGCAACGGCTTGAGGAGGAGCTGAGGATGCGGGAGCAGGAGTTGGAGAACAcgataaacaaacagaaagag CTCGAGACCAGAATCCGAACGCTGAGTTGCGAGCAAACCAACATGAGGGAGCAGAACCGGCAGCTGCGGAGCCTCAACAGCCAGCTGCAGGAGCAGgtggagagcagcagagagcggCTGCAGTCTGCCCTGCATCAGCTCAGCCTGCTGCAGGCCAGCGACACCCAGGAGCAGGTGGCTCGACAGAG AAACATAACGAGGGTATCAAGAAACatcaaaaaggaaaaggaaagtcTCTTGAGACAACTTGAGATATTAAG ggATATGAACAGAAGGCTGCGAGATGAGAAAGATGCCCAGCATACACTTAAGATGGTTAGTCATCGACACTCTGTCCTTTCCCCCTCGCCGTTACCTTATTACTTCAGCGAGGACCCTTGTACCCCTTGGACTCGGCAGGTTTACCCAACCTAA
- the LOC105928141 gene encoding EF-hand calcium-binding domain-containing protein 4A-like: MSMWLNDGEVLVGQGSGEAVPISPRLRSLPSSSPRPGQRRSPLASPRAREPPSPQAETLGKAKELFVLCDKEGKGFITKRDMQRLEGELPLSPEQLETVFESLDRENNGFLTPVEFKTGLGELMGLDETTELSPDGAKAEREEVDWSQDPTAARFVNILMELGADKIFKDHQELFSLWCELQRDSPELLNALEALLVHAVSHLQDAIRERDALEQALCRRESEHDKMVRSIYEEMESQIREEKEKWVAQDSIKEKQRGQRLEEELRMREQELENTMNKQKELETRIRTLSWEQTNIREQNRQLRSLNSQLQEQVESSRERLQSALRQLSLLQANDTQEQVARQRNITRVSRNIKKEKESLLRQLEILRDMNRRLRDEKDAQHTLKMNPNITKSLQKRGSVLSNYLLQDKPGRRLLSNSDELELTDTKEVTDSSETRLTSCTVMGENVEQMQTQSRLVSPQRVFKVVFLGNSGVGKTSFIQHYCTGHYYNKMSSTVGIDFQMKTLILNSTTITLQLWDTAGQERYRSITEQYYRKADGILAMYDVTHAASFSAVRGWMDSVKDKMCEGTVLMVLGNKVDLADDSSREVTRAEGERLAEHYQAWFHECSAKTGYNMDELMVHLAEMLVTKDDRQCEDVFLLTEDTAQRSCCAPRSKKWS; this comes from the exons ATGTCTATGTGGCTGAACGATGGAGAAGTGCTGGTGGGACAGGGCAGCGGCGAGGCGGTCCCCATAAGCCCCAGACTACGGAGCCTACCCTCTAGCAGCCCCAGGCCGGGTCAAAGACGTAGTCCTCTGGCTTCGCCGCGGGCCAGAGAGCCGCCAAGTCCACAAGCAGAGACCCTGGGCAAGGCCAAAGagctgtttgtcctgtgtgacAAAGAGGGGAAAGGGTTCATCACCAAACGAGACATGCAG AGGTTGGAGGGCGAACTGCCACTCTCGCCGGAACAGCTGGAGACTGTGTTTGAAAGTCTGGACCGCGAGAACAACGGATTCCTCACTCCTGTTGAGTTCAAAACCGGACTCG GTGAACTGATGGGTCTGGATGAAACGACTGAGCTCAGCCCAGACGGAGCGAAGGCAGAGAGGGAAGAAGTGGACTGGTCCCAGGACCCCACCGCAGCCAGATTTGTCAACATACTAATGGAGCTCGGCGCTGACAAGATTTTCAAAGA ccacCAGGAGCTTTTCTCCCTGTGGTGTGAGCTCCAGAGAGACAGCCCAGAGCTGCTCAATGCCCTGGAGGCTCTCTTGGTCCACGCCGTGTCCCACCTGCAGGACGCcatcagagagagagacgccCTGGAACAAGCTCTTTGCAG AAGGGAGAGCGAACATGACAAGATGGTCCGATCCATATATGAAGAGATGGAAAGCCAGATCAGggaggaaaaagagaaatggGTTGCTCAG GACAGCATTAAGGAAAAGCAGAGAGGGCAACGGCTTGAGGAGGAGCTGAGGATGCGGGAGCAGGAGTTGGAGAACACGATGAACAAACAGAAAGAG CTCGAGACCAGAATCCGAACGCTGAGTTGGGAGCAAACCAACATCAGGGAGCAGAACCGGCAGCTGCGGAGCCTCAACAGCCAGCTGCAGGAGCAGgtggagagcagcagagagcggCTGCAGTCTGCCCTGCGTCAGCTCAGCCTGCTGCAGGCCAACGACACCCAGGAGCAGGTGGCTCGACAGAG AAACATAACGAGGGTATCAAGAAACatcaaaaaggaaaaggaaagtcTCTTGAGACAACTTGAGATATTAAG ggATATGAACAGAAGGCTGCGAGATGAGAAAGATGCCCAGCATACACTTAAGATG AATCCAAACATCACCAAGTCTCTGCAGAAGAGAGGGTCAGTTTTAAGCAACTACTTACTGCAAGACAAGCCAGGGAGAAG ACTGCTGAGCAATTCTGATGAGTTGGAGCTGACCGATACGAAAGAGGTCACAGATTCATCCGAGACACGCCTAACGTCGTGTACAGTCATGGGTGAAAATGTTGAACAGATGCAAACTCAG AGCAGACTTGTCAGTCCACAGCGAGTGTTCAAGGTGGTATTTCTGGGTAACTCTGGGGTGGGTAAGACCTCCTTCATCCAGCACTACTGCACAGGACACTACTACAATAAAATGAGCTCTACTGTGG gtatagATTTCCAGATGAAGACGTTAATTCTGAACTCCACCACCATCACTTTGCAGCTGTGGGACACTGCGGGCCAGGAGAG GTATCGCAGCATCACAGAACAATATTACCGGAAGGCAGACGGCATCCTTGCCATGTACGACGTAACTCACGCCGCCTCCTTCAGTGCAgtgagaggatggatggattctgTGAAG GACAAGATGTGTGAAGGGACTGTGCTGATGGTGCTCGGAAACAAGGTGGACTTAGCAGACGACAGCAGCAGAGAAGTGACGAGAGCCGAGGGCGAGAGGCTGGCAGAG CATTACCAGGCTTGGTTTCACGAGTGCAGTGCTAAGACGGGATACAACATGGACGAGCTGATGGTTCACCTGGCTGA
- the LOC118566566 gene encoding transmembrane protein 258-like, with protein sequence MTRYTSPVNPAVFPHLTVVLLAIGMFFTAWFFVYEVTSTKYTRDVYKELLISLVASLFMGFGVLFLLLWVGIYV encoded by the exons ATGACCAGATACACCAGCCCGGTGAACCCAGCGGTGTTCCCCCACCTCACTGTGGTGCTGCTGGCGATCGGCATGTTCTTCACAGCCTGGTTCTTCGT TTATGAAGTAACATCGACAAAGTACACACGGGACGTCTACAAGGAGCTGCTGATCTCCCTGGTGGCGTCACTTTTCATGGGCTTTGGTGTGCTTTTCTTACTGCTGTGGGTTGGCATCTATGTATAA